The window TGCAGGCAAGCAGGCCAATACGAgtgaggctgaagaggcccTGTCCACATCCTGGCCGTGATCCCAGAAAAGTGATCGATCTCATTTATTACCATCATCCATTGCCTCTGATCAATGGCCGTGATCAACCTTATCGCCTGCTTGCCATGCAGCCAGGCTTAATGCCCAGCCCATCTCGAAGCGATGATACCACGATTAACCAGCATCACCACTTCATGCGGCATAGCTCCAGCGTGCTCGTGCTCGACCTGAGCTGGACCGACAAGGTTTCTTAGCAGACACACGGCCCGCTCTGTcgcaccgccgccatcgcaTTTGCTTGGCTGCTCAGCGCCTTTTACACCTGCGCTAAGATGCGAGATCCCTGCTTAGTGGCGTCTTCCACCAGGCCAGGCACTCAGTTGTGTTAGTCTCTCTTACGCTCAGCTTAAACCGGGCCTGGGATCTGAGTTCCGCTGGTTCCCTTGCCGGCCTTCAGCTCTCATCTGCGTGGTTGGAGCAGCGCTACAAGAGTGGGTTGTTCGAGCCGTCGTGACGATCAAATCTTAAATGGCCAACTTGAAGGCCGTAGTGCGAACTCGAGTGCCATCTACGTAGTAGAGTAGTTCTCAACTGGACGGATAAGATGGTTTCCGTACTGACTAGCACGCTGTTTACCTTGTAAACGTCGAGACGTCCTGACAAGCGAGGGCGTGGCAGCGTGACACAGAGGGCCACCCTTGTATGTCTCACAGTTCCCACAACCGGTGGCTGATCGATATCTTGCACACGTTGAGGCTCGACCAGCAAAGAACAGTAACAATCCAATCATGAGTTTTCACCGAGCAGAGTAGGAAATCACCAATAGAATTCCTAATCATCATCGTTGGCAATGCTGTTTCTTCACAGACACGCATTGTACCTCGCGCAAGGGCCGTCAAGAGCTCACAACACTCTTAAACGCAGGGAGCAACTCTGCAACTGTGCAGTCTCCGAGACCTCCCTCGAATAGTGGTGCTGCCTTAGACCTTGCGTTAGACCCTATGCATCACCCTTGCAAAGGGAACCCGCTTTCACTCGGCAACCCATGgaagagaaacagaaaaaaagaggccttCACAACGGCACTTGGCCTTGTTTCCCTAAACCTCTTGGTGTGTCCTGGGGGAAGATGGATCCTAGCCCAACTtggctcctttttttcttcctagCAACTCCTAGGCGCTATACCCCGTCCTCATCATGATCGGcacggaaaaaaaaagcaacatgTACGACGGGCGTTTGTTAGCCGCCACTTTAGTTCGAGAAAAGGTCCTATTCCCACCCACACGTGTCGGAGCTTTTCTTGCCCAGGAACACACACAAAGAGAGGCAACGGGGTTCTGTACCTCGATacggcccttttttttctctttctttcttttcttttccctatTTATGACTTATCTCCTCTCCACCCGCCACGAGGTTTTCATGTTGCCTCCCTTCACATTGGCAGCCCTCGTCATTTATTCGAGTACATAAATCCCCCCGTTGGCTTCCCTTGTCACACAGGTCTGTTGTGTTGGACAGCCGTTcgctcctttttttcctaaGCATCTATTATTCTTTCTCAGCGACTTTCTTTTACCAATAATTCTCATTATCCCATcaatctttttcttgtctcatATACCTTTGCTTCATGTTTCTCTACTTGTCGACATAACGAAGCAACTTCACAGAAATGGGTTCAGAGTTTGGTATCACGAAAGATACCAAGCCCGAGCTTCGGCTCGGCGCTGTGGGCATCTTCTGGGTAGTCTTTGCCGTCACTTGGACCGTCATCCTCTTTGGTGGCATGGGCTTCCTCTGGGTTCGACGTGAGATGCCCATCCTGAGGATCAGAGGTTTGCCGCTATCCTTTGCAGCAATAACTCTGATGCATGCCTACTGGCTTGCCGTTCAACTTGGCTACTGGTATGGCGCGTTGATGCCCGAAGTCGCCGAGTTTTGGATCATGGGCCTCTGGTTCCCCTTTGGCATTGCTCTATTCCACGCCGCCAACAGCAGATTCCTCTACGTCGCCGATGCTCAGAAAAGGTTCATCCAAAAGACTCAAACCCCAACACTGCCTGTCGCCCGCGGCAATCTCCTAGGCCGATGGAAGCAGCTAGACTACAACCGTCGAACACTTATTCTTGTGTCCACTGGCATGACCCTTCATGTAAGCAAATTACTCCAAGTTTCAAGACGCTTGACTGACCAAACATGTAGGCCATGCTCACCATCTTCATGTTTCTCATCTCCCGCAAATTCCACGACTCCTTTGGCATCGCTGGAACTGAAGTCCACGGCAACAACATGGAGCGAAAGGCAGAGCAGGGCCGCGGCTGGGAGTGGTGGCCCTCCATCTTCTGGCAAATGTTCTGGGCCTGGGTCTTTGCTCCTTACATCCTCTTCCGCGCGCGCAAACTCCGCGACACTCAAGGATGGAGGCTCCAAACAATTgcctgctgcatctccaagtaTGTTGATCTTGACGAGCGCCATTGCTACACTAGTTACTAACGTCCTGTAACAGTCTTCACGCTGCTCCCATGTGGCTGGTGGCCTTGTATGTTCCTGCAATGGAGCCCGTCAACAACTACTTCATTCCTCCGCAATGGTAAGCCGAGATACCTAAAGCTCATGTGTCAAATATGCATCTGACTTGATTCAATAGGATTGCCGTCTCCATCATGCTGCTCGAAATCTTCACCGTCTTTGTACCCATCATTGAAGTTGTGAAGCAACAAGGCCTGACTCAAGAAACTCTCAACTCCATCGCTCGCTGGGAGTCTCGAAAGAAGGGATTCAGCGGCGCCGACAAATCCATCAACTCAAACTCGACAAGGTCCTCATGGCGAATGGGCGGAGCAGCCTCTGTgctcaccaccagcagctccagcgga is drawn from Trichoderma atroviride chromosome 7, complete sequence and contains these coding sequences:
- a CDS encoding uncharacterized protein (EggNog:ENOG41~TransMembrane:7 (o20-44i56-77o89-112i149-170o202-221i233-252o272-293i)), which translates into the protein MGSEFGITKDTKPELRLGAVGIFWVVFAVTWTVILFGGMGFLWVRREMPILRIRGLPLSFAAITLMHAYWLAVQLGYWYGALMPEVAEFWIMGLWFPFGIALFHAANSRFLYVADAQKRFIQKTQTPTLPVARGNLLGRWKQLDYNRRTLILVSTGMTLHAMLTIFMFLISRKFHDSFGIAGTEVHGNNMERKAEQGRGWEWWPSIFWQMFWAWVFAPYILFRARKLRDTQGWRLQTIACCISNLHAAPMWLVALYVPAMEPVNNYFIPPQWIAVSIMLLEIFTVFVPIIEVVKQQGLTQETLNSIARWESRKKGFSGADKSINSNSTRSSWRMGGAASVLTTSSSSGSILTMEALEHTLTKNPEPLQQFSALRDFSGENIAFLTSVKEWKATYFPATKSSSEKDDGLAVKELPRECFESALKIYVEFISATHAEFQINLSSTDFKSLQTVFEHAARVICGSERSSSTDPCTPFDDTPHRVDSESTLNIVRYWGEVPEEFSENVFDDAELSIKYLVLTNTWPKFIKERRSFDMASTIEAGNN